A section of the Drosophila sechellia strain sech25 chromosome 3L, ASM438219v1, whole genome shotgun sequence genome encodes:
- the LOC6605508 gene encoding uncharacterized protein LOC6605508, translated as MGLANIEELYNDCLYHIFDFLTTEDRIIFAQVCHRFRQLFINQCAAKYRMYTLDKDSSRLELIQFCICREAVECLTIDLDHFDTARCYRSYGCETPENCFQILCQTLAGMLRLEHLVVKQESMLVTPIQKPFDQILTAVRHLPKLSRLEIRARDDSSFERVSQLCHLEELQILVPKISLATLVKCCRSSGNLRSLHLGYACIQKNLSYIVPHCKNLEVLKFGMPANSSEYLQLARLPKLRQLSYFGIRRSGSFEPLLSALAAKSQLTHLSIDGGSLTMQETCQLVRIQSLRHFKGFYSTTDCVEMLGCLANLEELRLSIFCPTDISNNLLPIIAKCKDLKLLQIAGGNVNTKSLNDAISLRKSEPVVLVLK; from the exons ATGGGTCTCGCAAATATAGAAGAGCTCTACAACGACTGTCTATACCATATATTTGACTTTTTGACCACTGAAGATCGCATTATTTTCGCACAAGTATGCCATAGATTTCGTCAGCTTTTTATAAATCAGTGTGCTGCTAAATACCGCATGTATACCCTCGATAAAGACAGTTCACGACTTGAGCTGATACAATTTTGTATTTGTCGCGAGGCAGTAGAGTGCTTGACCATTGACCTGGATCACTTCGATACGGCTAGATGTTACAGAAGCTATGGATGTGAAACTCCAGAAAACTGTTTTCAAATTCTCTGCCAGACTTTGGCCGGTATGCTAAGGCTAGAGCATTTGGTAGTCAAGCAGGAATCGATGCTAGTTACACCGATTCAAAAGCCATTCGATCAGATATTGACCGCCGTCAGACATTTGCCGAAGCTCAGCCGATTGGAAATTCGTGCTAGAGACG ACAGCAGCTTCGAACGTGTTAGCCAACTTTGCCATCTCGAAGAACTGCAGATCCTCGTCCCAAAAATTTCACTCGCAACTCTGGTGAAATGTTGCCGGTCCAGTGGCAATCTTCGCAGTCTTCATCTGGGCTATGCCTGCATACAGAAGAATTTGAGTTACATAGTGCCGCATTGCAAGAACTTGGAGGTGCTCAAGTTTGGCATGCCCGCGAATTCTTCAGAATACTTGCAGCTGGCTAGGCTACCGAAGCTGCGGCAACTATCCTACTTTGGGATTCGCAGAAGCGGCTCCTTTGAACCACTTCTTTCAGCTCTAGCTGCCAAATCTCAGTTGACACATCTGTCCATCGACGGAGGGAGTCTTACTATGCAGGAGACCTGCCAGTTGGTCCGTATCCAGAGCTTAAGGCATTTCAAGGGCTTCTACTCAACGACTGACTGTGTGGAGATGCTGGGTTGTCTTGCCAATCTGGAGGAGCTCCGCCTCTCGATATTCTGCCCAACTGATATTTCCAATAATCTTCTGCCAAtcattgcaaaatgcaaagaTCTAAAGCTTCTGCAAATTGCAGGAGGAAATGTCAATACAAAGTCCCTAAATGATGCTATTAGCCTTAGAAAATCTGAACCAGTTGTCTTAGTCTTAAAATAG
- the LOC6605509 gene encoding uncharacterized protein LOC6605509, with protein MTSFRIRLISDQNLVLVDAPHHESEVFVPQIYNNDIVLWNIVRDRRSNPKVEFCEEPVQGQDNGQLCQRPQIQTRITTATAGLAPWAVSIEGSPFRRIAEEGSRCPLFSLKLISNGSVVLVECNVHESEIFLPQICGQYIAMKRITGRELLLPSKPKISAVQPAKSNCLRIQPTRFCSKTTNLDIQAKKRRSAKVKSKPITLELGINER; from the coding sequence ATGACAAGTTTTCGAATTCGATTGATTTCGGACCAAAATCTGGTCCTCGTGGACGCCCCACATCACGAGTCGGAGGTTTTTGTACCCCAGATATACAACAATGACATTGTGCTGTGGAACATCGTACGAGATCGTCGGTCGAATCCAAAAGTCGAATTTTGTGAAGAGCCTGTCCAGGGTCAAGACAATGGTCAGCTCTGCCAGCGCCCACAGATCCAGACTCGGATAACGACGGCGACGGCAGGTCTGGCCCCCTGGGCGGTGTCCATCGAAGGCAGTCCATTTAGAAGAATTGCGGAGGAAGGTTCCCGGTGTCCACTGTTTTCACTCAAGCTCATCTCAAATGGCAGCGTAGTGCTCGTGGAATGCAATGTCCACGAATCGGAGATCTTTCTACCGCAGATTTGCGGTCAGTACATAGCCATGAAACGCATCACCGGCCGCGAACTTTTACTGCCATCCAAACCGAAGATCTCTGCTGTCCAACCAGCTAAGTCCAATTGTTTACGCATTCAACCGACTCGCTTCTGTTCAAAAACGACCAACTTGGATATTCAGGCAAAAAAACGAAGAAGCGCAAAAGTCAAGAGCAAACCAATCACTCTGGAGCTGGGGATCAACGAACGTTGA
- the LOC116801069 gene encoding uncharacterized protein LOC116801069 produces the protein MYTYICRDIYKVFCHKMKTQITDINHFAFFRILDILKKNCETQHGDETEDIIKYADILNFATASFKFSRIVRDWDKYFYARLAIHKLYVAPRRNITISLDAMYKTLNAETEEGRKHLVNIITSVVSNPSLRRLKLNNLDDFFYKEHSSFADEILKILQFKRNSKPIELILNIPGREIRNLHGFRNISKLILTASIEISDLEKFCLYNPKLSTLEVNQSHFSDHGKLAQIVPHCSNLKNFKFILDDNARDNDYVRLSRLNRLQKLNILLPEKYENDMEIDIESHEEEDMGMYSEEIGAVSTYTRSIPIFQLLKALHEKEKSTLRELCLGFDIDDEMVQIISKLNELRGLECGFYDPTSVRHFVQHPNLKRLRTLNKASIVTDDYAALLGKQCSVSNLDTKIIFNAKGNLSIFTEKVDILRLGNCESFLKLKNLKKIYVPDKMIKYEESTLNRFLALGVELWNLKPDSNYSGQDYSTLLNDSDENI, from the exons atgtacacatatatatgtagagATATATATAAAGTTTTCTGCCATAAAATGAAAACCCAAATAACAGACATAAATCATTTTGCTTTCTTTCGCATACTCGACATTCTGAAGAAAAACTGCGAAACACAGCATGGCGATGAAACTGAGGACATCATCAAATACGCTGATATCCTTAATTTCGCTACCGCAAGCTTTAAATTTTCACGAATCGTTAGGGACTGGGATAAATATTTCTACGCACGTTTGGCGATACATAAGTTGTATGTAGCTCCGCGCAGAAATATAACCATAAGCCTTGACGCGATGTATAAAACTCTAAATGCAGAAACAGAGGAAGGAAGAAAACATTTGGTGAACATCATAACTAGTGTCGTATCAAATCCCAGTCTTCGAAGACTTAAACTGAATAATCTTGATGACTTCTTTTACAAGGAGCACTCGAGTTTCGCTGATGAAATTTTAAAGATATTGCAATTCAAACGTAACAGCAAACCAATTGAGTTAATTCTTAATATACCAG GTCGTGAAATACGTAACCTTCATGGCTTTCGAAATATCTCCAAGCTCATCCTAACGGCATCTATTGAAATTTCTGACCTTGAGAAATTTTGCCTTTATAACCCTAAATTGAGTACCTTGGAAGTGAATCAAAGTCACTTTTCCGACCATGGAAAGCTAGCTCAAATCGTTCCCCACTGCTCCAATTTAaagaatttcaaatttatactGGATGATAATGCAAGGGATAATGATTACGTCAGACTATCGCGTTTAAATAGGCTACAAAAATTGAATATTCTGCTGCctgaaaaatatgaaaatgatatgGAAATCGACATTGAATCGCACGAAGAAGAAGATATGGGCATGTACTCCGAGGAAATTGGAGCAGTCTCAACTTATACGCGGTCCATTCCAATCTTTCAGCTCCTTAAAGCTTTACACGAAAAGGAAAAATCTACACTAAGGGAATTGTGTTTAGGTTTCGACATTGATGATGAAATGGTACAGATTAtttcgaaattaaatgaaCTACGAGGGTTGGAGTGCGGATTTTATGATCCTACGAGCGTTAGGCATTTTGTACAACACCCAAATCTTAAACGATTAAGAACACTCAATAAGGCTTCAATAGTTACCGATGATTATGCAGCTTTGCTAGGAAAACAATGCAGTGTCTCAAATTTAgacacaaaaattatttttaatgctaAGGGAAACCTAAGTATATTTACAGAGAAGGTGGACATTCTTCGTTTGGGTAACTGTGAATCGTTTTTAAAACTGAAAAaccttaaaaaaatatatgttccTGACAAAATGATCAAATATGAGGAATCGACATTGAACCGGTTTTTGGCGCTCGGTGTGGAACTGTGGAACCTTAAGCCTGATTCTAATTATTCTGGCCAAGATTACAGTACTCTTTTAAACGATTCcgatgaaaatatataa